In one window of bacterium DNA:
- a CDS encoding TetR/AcrR family transcriptional regulator, whose protein sequence is MENIPRKERERQAKKQDILKAAREVFAQKGLHAATLDEIAEKAEFAKGTLYGYFQSKDDLFASMLEEELIKFEQCIIQVLNLPLAPASKVEKLVKTMLLAFEQNEDFLRLLSKERPGMSNIQVGEKMMDHFKTLTKLVSGMVKDGIKEGVFAPKDPVRTAMALFNLVHGSAMSSLLNHKKINDPEEAKFLTDLFLNGIKS, encoded by the coding sequence ATGGAAAACATACCACGCAAGGAACGGGAACGGCAGGCCAAAAAACAGGATATCCTGAAGGCCGCCCGTGAGGTGTTCGCCCAGAAGGGCCTCCACGCAGCTACTCTTGATGAGATCGCCGAGAAAGCCGAGTTTGCCAAGGGCACGCTTTACGGATATTTCCAGAGCAAGGATGATCTGTTCGCCTCCATGCTGGAAGAGGAACTGATCAAATTTGAACAATGCATCATCCAGGTGTTGAACCTGCCGCTTGCTCCTGCTTCCAAGGTGGAAAAATTGGTCAAGACCATGTTGCTGGCCTTTGAGCAAAACGAAGATTTTTTGAGGCTGCTAAGCAAGGAGCGTCCCGGGATGTCCAATATTCAGGTGGGTGAAAAGATGATGGATCATTTTAAAACCCTGACCAAGCTGGTTTCGGGCATGGTAAAAGACGGTATCAAGGAGGGGGTCTTTGCCCCCAAGGATCCGGTCCGGACCGCGATGGCTTTGTTCAATCTGGTGCACGGTTCGGCCATGAGCTCGCTGTTGAATCATAAGAAGATCAACGACCCCGAAGAAGCCAAATTTCTGACAGATCTTTTCCTGAACGGGATAAAGTCATAA